Proteins encoded within one genomic window of Gloeobacter kilaueensis JS1:
- a CDS encoding AbrB family transcriptional regulator — MAAFQGKELLKLIKENQSKSAKQLAELAGYTTVTKSGQKRVKMLAFQSAILQANNISLTPQQEEGEGVRGGRKASYRIKVQQNGNLLIGTAYTRQMGLEPGTEFEIQIGRKHIKLVQLDGSSTPENTET, encoded by the coding sequence ATGGCAGCATTTCAAGGCAAGGAACTGTTAAAGCTGATCAAAGAGAACCAGAGCAAAAGTGCCAAGCAACTCGCTGAACTTGCCGGTTACACAACCGTCACCAAGTCGGGGCAAAAGCGGGTAAAAATGCTGGCCTTTCAAAGTGCAATCTTGCAAGCCAACAATATCTCTCTCACGCCGCAGCAAGAGGAAGGCGAAGGTGTGCGTGGTGGCCGTAAAGCCAGCTATCGTATCAAAGTCCAACAAAACGGCAACCTGCTCATCGGTACCGCTTATACGCGCCAGATGGGCCTGGAGCCAGGAACCGAATTTGAAATTCAGATCGGTCGCAAGCACATCAAACTCGTCCAACTCGATGGCTCCTCCACCCCCGAAAATACTGAAACCTGA